GGAGCGCCGTTCTCGTCGCCCTGTCGGGCGGCGAGATTCCCGTCGTGGGGGGCGGGCGAGAGCTTGCTGTTTTCGGGCACCTCGACTAGTTCGTGAGCACCGGCCCGCAGTGCGTTACTGCAACCATCTGCAGCGAATGCGCAGGCGGGGTTCGGGTCCAATCACCCTGTTTCGCCCGGGAGGCCTTCATGTTCGGCATAGGTGTTCAGGAACTTCTGATCGTTCTGGTCATCGCCCTGTTTGTCTTCGGAGGCAAGAACCTGCCCCGCATTGGGTCCGACATGGGACGGGCCCTCAGGAATTTCAAATCCGCCATAAATAC
The Desulfomicrobium escambiense DSM 10707 genome window above contains:
- the tatA gene encoding twin-arginine translocase TatA/TatE family subunit, which encodes MFGIGVQELLIVLVIALFVFGGKNLPRIGSDMGRALRNFKSAINTPDPVDIEPVKGPEENGPKA